The following coding sequences are from one Anabaena sphaerica FACHB-251 window:
- a CDS encoding McrB family protein — protein MEIEEIQPNILGEKTFELICHWNNNFDKPEEIEKSSEYNIFRQYVEIPFEIFCEEVAKGLPPYFSINLIKKTQDTLRNKNTLCLRACFTRSRLLNIEMTNGGIVLFTDKNVHEEMINKIAKNKPEEFASLLLKSYLKIEPNQFTLPWFHIRSNSYISLINKVQGWFKQWLPLIILATCDDPIPLINHLYNPNNYDLDWDETGFSEKELQCWLRAINRKGQAIIYGSPGTGKTFIAKQLAQQLVGNYGFYELVQFHPAYTYEDFIQGIRPQSEDGKLTYPLVPGRFLEFCKKAEFCQDTCVLIIDEINRANLPQVFGELMYLLEYRDQEIPLAGGNKFRIPENVRIIGTMNTADRSIAQIDHALRRRFAFIELRPNYDLILKYHDDLNLANNLIKILKELNHAIDDKNYEIGISFFLTPNLREDIEDIWKMEIEPYLEEYFFNNPEKVDKFRWNNIK, from the coding sequence ATGGAAATTGAAGAAATACAACCTAATATTCTAGGGGAAAAAACTTTTGAATTAATATGCCACTGGAATAATAATTTTGATAAGCCAGAAGAAATAGAGAAATCATCAGAATATAATATTTTTCGCCAATATGTAGAAATACCTTTTGAAATATTTTGTGAAGAAGTAGCTAAAGGGTTGCCTCCATATTTTAGTATTAATTTGATTAAAAAAACTCAAGATACTCTAAGAAATAAAAATACTTTATGTTTAAGAGCTTGTTTTACCAGAAGTAGATTATTAAATATCGAAATGACAAACGGCGGAATAGTCCTATTTACTGATAAAAATGTTCATGAAGAAATGATCAATAAAATAGCTAAAAATAAACCTGAAGAATTCGCAAGTTTACTTCTTAAAAGTTATCTGAAGATCGAACCAAATCAATTTACATTGCCTTGGTTTCATATCCGTAGCAATTCCTATATATCTTTAATCAACAAAGTACAAGGATGGTTTAAACAATGGCTACCGTTGATAATACTAGCAACTTGTGACGATCCTATACCACTTATTAATCATTTATACAATCCCAATAACTATGATTTAGACTGGGATGAAACAGGATTTTCTGAAAAAGAATTACAATGTTGGTTACGTGCTATCAATCGAAAAGGACAAGCTATTATATATGGTTCACCAGGAACAGGAAAAACATTTATTGCAAAACAATTAGCACAACAATTAGTTGGTAATTATGGTTTTTATGAACTTGTCCAATTTCATCCAGCATACACCTATGAAGACTTTATTCAAGGTATCCGCCCTCAAAGTGAAGATGGTAAATTAACATATCCACTTGTTCCCGGTAGATTTTTAGAATTTTGCAAAAAAGCAGAATTTTGTCAAGATACTTGTGTTCTGATAATAGATGAAATAAACCGTGCAAATTTACCACAGGTTTTTGGTGAATTAATGTATTTACTAGAATACCGTGATCAAGAAATTCCTCTTGCTGGTGGTAATAAATTTCGTATTCCTGAAAATGTCCGTATTATCGGCACAATGAACACCGCAGATCGTTCTATTGCACAAATTGATCACGCTTTACGTCGTCGTTTTGCATTTATTGAATTGCGTCCTAATTATGATTTGATTCTGAAATATCATGATGATTTAAATTTAGCTAATAATTTAATTAAGATTTTAAAAGAATTAAATCACGCAATTGATGACAAAAACTATGAAATTGGTATTTCTTTCTTTTTAACTCCTAACCTTAGAGAAGATATAGAAGATATTTGGAAGATGGAAATTGAACCTTATTTAGAAGAATACTTTTTTAATAACCCAGAAAAAGTAGATAAGTTTCGCTGGAATAATATCAAGTAA
- a CDS encoding retropepsin-like aspartic protease family protein, with product MNAIKKIGITAISGMMLLTLPSVATANDPGGCFMVTSSGKTVSLGQLCGMTPPPSTPKVFRIPIKRRIGKTPIIDVTFNGNQVFEMVVDTGATGILITQEVATALKLQPSGTMKASIADGSIVEFKTSNVLTVSVGGAVLNNAKVAIAPKARIGLLGHDFFEKYDLKILEKQVEFYPR from the coding sequence ATGAACGCTATTAAGAAGATAGGAATTACTGCTATATCTGGAATGATGCTTTTAACACTACCATCCGTAGCCACAGCTAATGATCCGGGTGGTTGTTTTATGGTGACATCATCAGGTAAAACAGTCAGTTTGGGACAACTCTGCGGAATGACACCACCACCATCAACTCCCAAGGTTTTTAGAATACCTATTAAGCGTCGTATTGGTAAGACTCCGATTATAGATGTTACATTTAATGGTAATCAGGTTTTTGAGATGGTTGTTGATACTGGTGCTACTGGGATTTTGATTACCCAAGAAGTAGCCACAGCCCTGAAACTCCAACCTTCGGGAACGATGAAAGCCAGTATTGCCGATGGTAGCATAGTAGAATTTAAAACTAGCAATGTCTTGACAGTTTCTGTGGGTGGTGCTGTGCTGAATAATGCTAAAGTTGCGATCGCTCCCAAAGCTAGGATCGGGTTGCTAGGCCACGATTTTTTTGAGAAATATGATCTTAAAATCCTAGAAAAGCAAGTTGAATTTTATCCGCGTTAA
- a CDS encoding PHP domain-containing protein, whose amino-acid sequence MVVNFARTTASTELLKQVFQSIDAQSCPRFFNFHMHTVYSDGKLQPNILMEQAIAIGLKGLAITDHHSIGGYQAAHAWLEDWRWSNPDTSIPHLWSGVEINANLLDVEVHILAYGFEIENSSIKAYLQRKATIGRDYQAANVIAAIHDAGGLAVLAHPARYRRSHFDLIPKAAEYGIDGVEAFYAYKNPSPWKPCVVESEEVQLLAEEYGLFNTCGTDTHGLNLLQRL is encoded by the coding sequence ATGGTTGTAAATTTTGCCCGGACTACTGCTTCCACAGAACTTTTAAAACAAGTATTCCAAAGCATTGATGCTCAAAGCTGTCCCAGGTTCTTCAACTTTCATATGCACACTGTATACTCGGATGGAAAATTGCAGCCGAATATACTCATGGAACAGGCGATCGCTATTGGTTTAAAAGGGCTGGCAATTACTGACCATCATAGTATTGGTGGTTATCAAGCAGCACACGCTTGGTTAGAAGACTGGAGATGGAGTAATCCTGATACCAGTATTCCTCACCTATGGAGTGGTGTAGAAATTAATGCCAATTTGTTGGATGTAGAAGTTCATATTTTGGCTTATGGGTTTGAAATAGAAAACTCCAGCATCAAAGCTTATCTGCAAAGAAAAGCGACTATAGGCAGAGATTATCAAGCAGCTAACGTCATTGCAGCTATTCATGACGCTGGAGGACTAGCTGTACTTGCTCATCCAGCACGTTACAGGCGATCGCACTTTGATTTGATTCCCAAAGCTGCGGAATACGGAATTGATGGCGTTGAGGCTTTCTACGCTTATAAAAACCCCAGTCCTTGGAAACCATGTGTAGTGGAATCGGAAGAAGTGCAACTGTTAGCGGAAGAATACGGTCTATTTAACACCTGCGGTACTGATACCCACGGTTTAAATTTACTGCAACGTTTGTAA
- the purM gene encoding phosphoribosylformylglycinamidine cyclo-ligase, translating into MDYRDAGVDVEAGRAFVDQIRNLVHSTFRPEVIGGLGGFGGCFQLPTGYKEPVLVSGTDGVGTKLKIAQILNRHDTVGIDLVGMCVNDVLTSGAEPLFFLDYVATGKLDKEQLTQVVAGIAAGCKLSGAALLGGETAEMPGFYQVGEYDLAGFCVGIAEKSRMLDGSQVQVGDVAIGLASAGVHSNGLSLVRKIVSDGGFSWDDTPDLLNGETIGAAFLTPTRIYVKSVLAALKTGLEIHGMAHITGGGLPENLPRCLGTGQAIKINPGSWTIPPVFQWLAEAGSVGAEAMYNTFNMGVGFVLLLPPHQAEEAISHFQSQDIPAYTIGEVVTGTGELLGLIT; encoded by the coding sequence ATGGATTATCGGGATGCAGGTGTTGACGTTGAAGCAGGTAGAGCTTTTGTAGACCAAATTCGCAATTTGGTTCATAGTACCTTTAGACCGGAAGTAATTGGAGGTTTGGGGGGTTTTGGGGGCTGTTTTCAACTGCCTACAGGTTATAAAGAACCGGTTTTGGTATCTGGAACTGATGGTGTCGGTACAAAGCTAAAAATTGCTCAAATTCTCAACCGCCATGATACCGTTGGCATTGATTTAGTGGGGATGTGTGTTAATGATGTGCTAACATCGGGAGCAGAACCGCTATTTTTTCTAGATTATGTAGCTACAGGTAAGCTAGATAAAGAGCAGTTAACTCAAGTAGTGGCAGGAATAGCTGCTGGTTGCAAACTATCTGGTGCGGCTTTATTGGGAGGAGAAACCGCAGAAATGCCAGGTTTTTACCAAGTGGGTGAATATGACTTGGCTGGTTTTTGTGTAGGAATAGCAGAAAAAAGCCGAATGTTGGATGGTTCCCAGGTACAAGTCGGGGATGTGGCCATCGGTTTAGCTAGTGCTGGTGTTCATAGCAATGGTTTGAGTTTGGTAAGAAAGATTGTTAGTGATGGCGGTTTTTCTTGGGATGATACCCCAGATTTATTAAATGGGGAAACTATCGGTGCAGCTTTCCTCACACCTACCCGCATTTACGTTAAATCTGTTTTAGCTGCCCTAAAAACTGGCTTAGAAATTCACGGTATGGCTCATATTACCGGTGGGGGTTTACCAGAAAATTTACCCCGATGTCTGGGAACAGGTCAAGCTATTAAAATTAATCCTGGTAGTTGGACTATTCCTCCTGTGTTTCAGTGGTTAGCTGAAGCTGGCTCTGTTGGTGCTGAAGCTATGTATAATACTTTCAATATGGGAGTTGGATTTGTGCTATTATTGCCACCCCATCAAGCAGAAGAAGCCATTTCCCATTTTCAATCACAGGATATTCCCGCTTATACCATTGGTGAAGTTGTGACCGGAACTGGTGAATTATTAGGTCTTATTACTTAG